The sequence below is a genomic window from Lolium perenne isolate Kyuss_39 chromosome 4, Kyuss_2.0, whole genome shotgun sequence.
tacgtgGGAccaaagtatgagtgccttttacctttcctccccggcaacggcgccagaaaagtgcttgatgtctacgggtgcttctattcttgtagacagtgttgggcctccaagagcagaggtttgtagaacagcagcaagtttcccttaagtggattacccaaggtttatcgaactcagggaggaagaggtcaaagatatccctctcaagcaaccctgcaatcacgatacaagaagtctcttgtgtccccaacacacctaatacacttgtcagatgtataggtgcactagttcggcgaagagatagtgaaatacaagtggtatgaatgaatatgagcagtagtaacggcgccagaaaagtgcttgctggcgtgcagttgatggtagtaatatcgcaggaagtaaagatgcaataaaacagtaaacaagcgatgattgcagtatttggaaacaaggcctagggatcatactttcactagtggacactctcaacattgatcacataataaataagttctcttcctttgtgctacatatactcttgtttgataatgaacaccattcgttgtgtagggttacaagagcacctcaatgccggagttaacaagctccacaacattcggcattcatatttaagtaacctttagagtataatagatctttgcaatttaaaccgagtactaacatagcatacacactgtcacctttacactatgaagggggaatagatcacatcaatactatcatagtaataattaactccataacctacaagagattatgatcataacctacgccaagtactacacgatgcacacactgtcaccattacaccgtgaaggaggaatagactactttaataacatcacaagagtagcacatagactaatagtgatacaaagctcatatgaatctcaatcatgtaaggcagctcatgagatcattgtattgaagtacataggagagagattaaccacatagctaccggtacagcccttagcctcgagggagaactactccctcctcatgggagacagcagcgttgatgaagatggcggtggtgttgatggagaagccttccgggggcacttccccgtcccggcagcgtgccggaacagagactcctgtcccccagatcttggcttcgcgatggcggcggctctggaaggtttctcgtaccgtggctttttcgtctcgaagatttaggtcagggggcttcttataggcgaagaggcggagtcggaggggttacggagccgccacacaataggggggcgcgcctggcttcttggccgcgccgcccacacgtgtggtgggcctgtggctctcctctggcccctctcgggtgttctggaagcttcgtggaattataagatgctgggcgttgatttcgtccaattccgagaatatttccttactaggatttctgaaaccataaacagcagaaaacaggaactggcacttcggcatcttgtcaataggttagttccggaaaacgcataataatgacataaagtgtgtataaaacatgtaggtattatcataaaactagcatggaacataaaaaattatagatacgtttgggacgtatcaccccccaggcaccccaccgaactaaatcctccgcctatttatacatattctctggaaaaccctggatacccgagcctccatccacgaaaagtttcgtcgcggccgccattgcagaacccatcttgaggggttctgaagctcttcccggcaccctaccggagggggaaatcatcgccggaggcatctacatcgctatGCCCGCCTcctaagtgatgcgtgagtagttcattcctggactatgggtccatagcagtagctagatggctgtcttctccaattttttgcttcatgtatagatcttgtgagctgccctacatgatcaagatcatccttatgtaatcctatatgttgtgtttgctgggatccgatgaatattatatactatgttgaggttgattatatattcatgtcatatgttatttgtgatcttgcatgctctccgttgctagtagataatctggccaagtagatgcttgtgactccaagagggggtatttatgctcgatagtaggttatgcctttagtaatctgggagagtgacaggaacttctaagattgtagatgtgctgttgctactaggaagaaaacaacaatgtttaatCCGAGGGTAATTGCAttttttactttacacacattgttaATATGataatatgttgcttgcaacttaatactgaaaggggttcagacgataatcgtaaggtggattattagtcatagacgcagttggattacggtctatgtattatgttgtaatgcccaatcaaatctcatagtaatcatcttgtcatgtatggtcgatattctgtcatttgcccagctgtaatttgttcacacaacatgctatttatatttatggagagacacctctagtgaactgtggaccccggtccgtttcctttacactgataaatttatctactgcaatcctgttctatttactttctgcaaacatctctttccactcgatacgtctaatcctctgtgttcagcaaaccggtgagactgacaacctcacttcaagttggggcaaagtaatttggttgtgttgtgtgcaggttccacgttgttgctgacgtcggtagtgcgccctgccactagtcagctagaaacaccttcagaagtcgcgcctttctcctactggtcgattaaaccttggttttgtactgagggaaaacttgctgctgtgctcatcacaccttcctcttggggtttcccaaccgcttccacaacaacgctcagcaagattgtatggcgccatcaccggagcaccatcacaCCATGGTTCACACAAAAATGTGTCAAAAAGAGAGAGATGACTAGGGTTTGGCCCTTCCACATTGGGAACGTGCGACCGCCGGTGAGCTCTGCTCCCTCTTTGGCGTTGAAAGGAGCCCATTATCCCTACTCGAGAACTTCCGCGAGTCCATCCCACCATGAACGGTTGATGCCATCATCCTCGCCTTTGTACCCCTGGCATCGGCCTCTGCATCCTCTACGACGACGTGAACCACATCTACCGCCCCAGCCGTTTATCCCAAAATCCTTCCCGACGAAACATCCTCCACCGCCACCGCATCTCCAATCCTCCCCCGTGATCTGATCTGTCCGGTGCAGCCTCCGCATGTGGGGCGTGGGGTTGAGGTTCAGGCTGTTACAACTCGAACCTCCCCTTCAGTAGCAAGGTGATGCCATCTTCTCCATCTCCTCCCCATTTTTTAGTTGACATAAATGTATGTTTCCCCTCAAAGTTGAATTTAGCATATACCACACAAAAGGTGGTGCTCATTTTAGAAGGGACCATGTTGAGTGTCCTCCGGGGTATCGATGGCCCCAATCCTCCACTTCTCTGGCTGTTCGATTGGGATAGGACAAGCCCTTTGGTCCACCCAACATGGGGTAAATACTCCCACGCCAAAAAAGCTGAAACCGAACCACAAATCCCCCTCCCCCCGACTCACCCTTGTACACAAGTGGGCCTGGGCAATGCCTTGTAACATGCTCAAGTGGCTCTCCCCCGTTGTGGCTGCCTTGAGTATGGCTTGCACGACCGCTGATTCTTGCAACACATGCATCTCCCAGTGGACGCATCAGTTCCATCGTTGGTAGCATCATCGCCTTGCGCTCATAGAACCGTTAGCGGCGTTGAGTCCAGCTTGCAGCACCACCGCCAATGCTCGCAACACGTGCATATTCCCCTGCCAACATCAGTTCGCTCCGTGATAGCATCACTACCTCACTCTCGCAACACCACCGATGATGTTGAGTCTGGCTTGTGGCACCACCCTCTTCCCTAGCAGCATCGGAGCCCTTCGCGTGCAGCACCACCACCTCACGCTCATAGCAGCGTCGGGACTACCTCGCATTAGATCTTGCTCGTTGCACCACCGACGGCCATGATTCCAACTTGAATTAGGCGATGCCGCTTTTGCTGCATCAGCAAAACCGGCAACGCCCGCAGGAGGAGTGGTGGGGGAGGAGGAGATGCACGGTACCAACGACAAGGGAGGAGGTGTACGGCACATGCGGTATGGCGGGGAGGTGCAGGGCACCATAGTAATGTGGATTTTGTGAGAATAAAATGTAGAGGAAAAGTAGCCGAGAGAGACGAACTGGGAGAAAAACGCCTGAAGGGTTGCTTTCGTACGTGAAGGACGTGTGGCGCCTTCACAGTGAGGAGGACGCGAGCTTGCGGTCCTCTGGCTGTATAGGAGCATTTTTCTTTTAGAAATTTTACCTGCTTCGATTTATATTAGTAATTAACTCAGCTTTATTTAGATACAAATATATTAGTTAATAAATGCATCTAGATAGTACTACATTTGTATCTAAATAAAGttaagtcaattaatttggatcggagaaaGTAATAAAACATTGTGATAGTACAATCTTTATGTTGTATATGAGCAGAAATACAAAAATAATGCATAACAATGATTTTTGGGTTTCCTTGATTCTTAGGTTTCCTTGGTAGATCGGACTTTCCTAAAAGCAAAGTTGAAGTAAACTAACTACTAGTGTTTCCTAAACTGCTGAAGGGAGTAGCTTTGCTGGCCGCTCCGGTGGAACATCGGAGAAAGAGCCGGCGACAACGCCTCGCCAAAGCTCACCTCGCCAGGCAGGACGCTCTCCCTGTGCATCACCAATGAAACAGACGTCGAATAACTCGACTTGGAAACGTTCGCCCACTTCGCCGTAAGCCACTCCTTTTCCACTAGGTTGAAGGTGTAGATCCGGCCGTCCTCGTTGTGGAAGAAGATCTCCTCGCCATCGTAGACGCTCTGTACTACCTTCACCTTTGAGAATGTCCGTGACAGGTCTGACTTGTCCCACGTAACCAAACTGATCCGTTCTTTGAGCTGCCAGCTCTGCGGCACGGCGTCGTAGTCGTCTAGCACCCAAACGTCCATGGCGCTGGTCGATAGCTCGAGGTCGAAGATACAGAGCTTGTCCCCGGACAGCGCGCGGAGTCGCGCAGTGGTTAGGTcggctcgtcctcgtcctcgctgGCGTTCCGGCGCCTCCAGCGACCGGAACTTCTCACGTGTCGTGTCGAACGCGAGCACCCTCAGCGTGGATGCCGGCCCCGAGAGCACCAGCCAGTGCAAGTTGCCGTGCAGGCTGACCACGTGGCGTGCGTCGCGTGTGTTCATAAGGATTTCTTCCTCAAGGCCGAGGGGAAGCTCGCGCCAGTTCATGATGGCGTCTCCGACGCCTAGGATCCGGAAGGCCGTCGGGGCAATCGGGAGATCGCCTACGGTTTCGCTGGAGGCGTGCAGGAGCTGGAAGCGCCTCGTCGACGGATGCGCGTAGGCGCCGACGATCTCGCCGCTGCTGGTCGGGGCAGAGGCGTCGGCGCAAGCCATGGTGAGCGGGTTCCAGAGCGTGTACTGATCGAAGTGGCGGTAGCCAGGACCAGGAGGTGTGGGCTTATAAATCCGGCGCTGTATGCACACAATCCCGTCCCAGGAGCCGAGGACGGTGATGCAGGAAGGATAGTCGCACGAGGTGAACCGGAGGGTGCGCGGAGATGGAAGCGTCTTATCACGGTGCCAGCGACCGTGGAAGAAGTCGAAGGCGACGGTGGTCTCCGTACGGCCAACTTCAGCCGTCGCGACCGTGACTTTGGCCACGACGGCCGGGCGTTGGGCGTGGACGCGGTCCAAGGACGGGCGGGAGACGGCGGAGCGCCAGGCCCTGCATACGGCGCGGCAGCGAGCGACGGAGCCGGCCGGCAGGCGGACGAGGATCGACTCCAGCACGTCTTCCGGCAGATTCGATAGGTTGGGCATTGTCACCATGGTGGGCTTACGGTGGCCGACAATTACGACTAGGCACATCGTAGCTTATTCGTCTACTATTTGATTTATATTGTCACCATGGTGGGGAACGTGTCCTTGCAAGATACGACTCCGGCCGTGTAGATTGATAAATCTCTAACTTATCCCGTACAGAGAACTAGGTTTTGTGGCCGGATCCATGGCACGGCAGTGGTGTACCTAGCACATGAGGGAtcaaatctcagtttgatgctttgGTGTTTCTAAAAAGTCGAAATATCTTTTTTGTGGGAGGCGGCGTTCTCTCAGAGGTGTTATAGGTGTGAGTGTCGATGTCTCTGACGTGTCTCTCTTAAAAGAAAAAATACCCCTAGATGGAAACCATAAAATCATTTTTTCAGCATTTCATCACATATGTGTGATTTTGGTCAACCAAATGTAAATATAACAATAATATAAAAATAAATTGCAAATATTTTAAATATCATGCACAACAACAAAAAATGCAGGTTGCATCAATGGCAAATTCACAAGTCCTCCAATTTCGTAACCTCAATAATAATTGTTGGATCACGACTCTTTTCGATGTACTAACCGTGTCACGCCGCAGTATAGTTTTTCCATCTTCAGTGCATACAATATATGCTCTCAAGTATACCCGGCAACCCCTTTTTACGCTGATCGTCATCAATCTCTTTGCATATTTTTCATTGGAAGCTCTAAGATACACCCGTACCAAAGACACGGGTGATTATCTTGGCAAACCTCCGTACACAGTCGAGAGTAGTATCTTCGCTAATGGGCACCTCACAGAAAATACTTGCACACGAGTGTTTGATGGCCGAGCGCTCAGTTCCAAGGGATACACATATGTTCCACTGTTGATCCTCACTGCTTCTTCTTTCTCTATCCTTGAGCTCCTTCGCGATGTAGATCCCAATCATATTCTCAACATCTTCTCCGAAGAACCAGTCCCTAATTAATATCTAAATCGTTTGAGGACAACGAGTCTTCGAAAAAATGTGTGCTTGGGCTCAACGATTAACTCATCTATAAATCCTATGTCAAACTAGAATCTCCATAAGAACTCATCTACGATCGCCGCAACAAATTAAATTGAAAATTTTACCTCTAACTCTGCGGGGACTGATAGTCGGCGAGGCCGATGTGGTCGAATTAAGGTATCTTCCTCCAAATCAGCGGATTGGGAGGCAACTGAATCAGAGCTCCAAGCGACATCCATGGTCGCCGCGAGCTTGGTCACTTTCGCCGCGGAACAAATCTGTGAGCTAAAAAATACTTAAGAAACTCAAGAAGTTAAAAAATTGCTGCAAGAGAAAAGGGCCTTGCGGGTAAAACATAATCATATGCGACTCCATCGTGGGAGAAATTATCCTGAGTAATTACAAATAGGTTTGTATACATTATGTTCATTTCCTTAGTTTTTGTTGTAGTGATGACATGTTCTACGGTTGCATTCAATATTCCGTACTCCCTCCATACCTAGATATAAGCCGTATAATTTTTGGTACGAAAATTAAATAATGCACATTTAGCAAAAATTACACCTTGTTTGGCAAGGATTAACTAGTACAAAAAGGAGATTCCGTTCCGGCTGATAAGagcatttagtcccggttttgcAACCCGGACTAAAGCCCCACTTGTATCGGTTGTGCTACCCCTCCACATGGGCTGCGGGCACGCACCGAGGCAAAGGACCGTTAGTCCTAGTTTGTAACAGCAACCGAGACAAAAGGCCATGACGgctatttttttgtaaaaaaattccactccctcttttttctttttttacagAATTTCTAATATTTCAGTTGTTTGACTAGTTTAGTTtccaactacacttaatctcagaTCAACAGTCTCActtgtggtcaaacttcccgctcggccaCCTATCCTCAGACTGCTCCAGCCTTAGCACACTTAACTTCTCAGTTCCTTCCGTGCCGCTTCCAAGTCAATTAACTTGTTCGTcacgatgtcacacttctttattgtttgaatttcaaataattattttcaTAAACAAAAGTAACGATATAatgatcttgaataaataaataaataacaatAAGTTTTTTTGGtaaaacctaaaacctgaaaattttcAGACTTCCCTTTGGCagattgagaatctaaaaattggctatccgggtaaacccgggtgaattcggatgtaactttttgcgTTGATACATTTTCGTATATTAAACTTTTTTTAAGTTCGTACACAAAAGATATTCCTATTTTACGAAAAAAAGACAATGTTTTTGCAAAAAAATGTCAAaatcatgtttgttattttttatAATAACTAGATCACCTAACCTACCTACATATAAAAGGAGTTTGAATTTTGAATtttctttcattttcttttgtattttacaaagctaaaaaaATCCACAGGGGGTGTGTGTGGAGCCAAAAAAAACCATAAAACCTTTAATCCCGATTCGAGTTAAAAGACTTTCACACCAGAGGCAGCCCGCCGCAACCCCtgtcccggttggtgtccccaaccgggactataaAAATTCGGTGtccgatgtctacgcacgcttctattcctgtagacagtgttgggcctccaagagcagaggtttgttgaacagcagcaagtttcccttaagtgaatcacccaaggtttattgaactcagg
It includes:
- the LOC139839333 gene encoding F-box/kelch-repeat protein At3g23880-like yields the protein MCLVVIVGHRKPTMVTMPNLSNLPEDVLESILVRLPAGSVARCRAVCRAWRSAVSRPSLDRVHAQRPAVVAKVTVATAEVGRTETTVAFDFFHGRWHRDKTLPSPRTLRFTSCDYPSCITVLGSWDGIVCIQRRIYKPTPPGPGYRHFDQYTLWNPLTMACADASAPTSSGEIVGAYAHPSTRRFQLLHASSETVGDLPIAPTAFRILGVGDAIMNWRELPLGLEEEILMNTRDARHVVSLHGNLHWLVLSGPASTLRVLAFDTTREKFRSLEAPERQRGRGRADLTTARLRALSGDKLCIFDLELSTSAMDVWVLDDYDAVPQSWQLKERISLVTWDKSDLSRTFSKVKVVQSVYDGEEIFFHNEDGRIYTFNLVEKEWLTAKWANVSKSSYSTSVSLVMHRESVLPGEVSFGEALSPALSPMFHRSGQQSYSLQQFRKH